In Podospora pseudoanserina strain CBS 124.78 chromosome 5, whole genome shotgun sequence, a single window of DNA contains:
- a CDS encoding hypothetical protein (EggNog:ENOG503P2IF; COG:S): MFPARLASLFGFVLIAIAAAVQGVRLDVPRVEDFVRRWNVAATVIGDYVYIDGGEINQFENGTIDEAPVYQVNSTLSIDISTSWTTSDVSIRTIGKPNAPRNASMIWTDKEGTGGFYSWGGVFSLGRSVTESEMWKFSADGRGGGSWSPFQDFANPEAFKILLSLERGAYANTDDKGFLIGGSVWGWTYLDIQAIPGMVSFDMRTKEISNGTANDAGSNRSPLETLIGARAHFIPANTGTKSHQGLILVLGGHRSYVDPQCSLEDSPGFDFRNLLFFDPETGERYWQIATGDILPYPRAHFCVTGFTVARVGYDVFIFGRRNEAQQSYYDDAYILSLPGFVWILVPTPPAGPRFFQSVFTIIFTMNPH, translated from the exons ATGTTTCCCGCTCGTTTGGCTTCTTTATTTGGGTTCGTTTTGATAGCCATCGCAGCGGCAGTCCAAGGAGTACGACTTGATGTACCTCGAGTTGAAGATTTCGTCAGGAGATGGAACGTCGCCGCCACAGTGATTGGTGATTACGTCTACATCGACGGGGGTGAGATCAATCAGTTCGAGAACGGGACAATAGACGAGGCTCCAGTTTACCAAG TGAACTCAACACTGTCCATTGACATCTCCACCTCTTGGACTACAAGCGACGTCTCTATCCGGACGATAGGGAAGCCCAACGCTCCTAGAAACGCGTCGATGATATGGACAGACAAGGAAGGAACGGGCGGATTCTACTCTtggggtggtgttttctcATTGGGAAGATCTGTGACCGAGTCCGAGATGTGGAAGTTCAGCGCAGAtggcagagggggagggagctggtCACCTTTCCAGGATTTTGCAAATCCGGAGGCCTTTAAAATTTTGTTATCATTAGAGAGGGGAGCTTATGCTAACACGGACGACAAAGGCTTTTTAATTGGAGGTTCCGTTTGGGGGTGGACATACCTGG ACATTCAGGCCATCCCAGGCATGGTCTCATTTGACATGCGAACTAAGGAGATCAGCAATGGCACAGCCAACGATGCGGGCTCCAACAGAAGCCCATTAGAGACACTCATTGGGGCGAGGGCTCACTTCATCCCGGCTAACACTGGCACGAAAAGCCACCAAGGGTTGATACTGGTCTTGGGGGGCCACAGATCTTATGTCGACCCACAATGCAGCCTCGAAGACTCGCCTGGCTTTGATTTTCGGAACTTGTTATTCTTCGACCCGGAAACAGGAGAAAGATATTGGCAAATTGCCACAGGAGATATACTGCCTTATCCCCGGGCTCACTTTTGCGTCACCGGCTTCACTGTAGCAAGGGTGGGTTATGATGT CTTTATATTTGGACGACGGAACGAAGCGCAGCAGAGCTACTACGATGATGCCTACATTCTCAGCCTGCCAGGCTTCGTGTGGATCCTGGTTCCAACTCCTCCGGCAGGGCCGCGATTCTTCCAGTCGGTCTTTACAATAATATTCACCATGAATCCGCACTGA
- a CDS encoding hypothetical protein (EggNog:ENOG503NWXD; COG:G), whose amino-acid sequence MAVRLYPGGDVKANLTDSESLRTPSLVRGETKSPSSPPPPHQQPPARPRLGQADFPEGGARAWLTVSGASACLFVSFGWVNCAGIFQSHYQANQLSNYTPSEISWISALQIFFMIFSGIWVGRIFDSHGPAALLLVGSFMHVFGMMMISLSTTYYQILLSQAICSAVGASMVFFPAFTCVSTWFLKKRGAAMGLVVCGSSIGGVIFPVMLINLIPKVGFPWAIRTCAFLVLALLIWANFTVRTRIPPVKRPFEFKAFLAPLRELPFAFLTAGIFFFYWGMFVPFTFIVVEALAGGMSEHLANYLVPILNGASIIGRTIPNAMADKLGHFNVMIIMAAFTSILILAVWLPSSGDAAIITFAVLFGIGSGAGIGLTPVLIASISPIQQIGARTGTAFSIASIAALTGSPIGGAILTSANGAFQSTKIFGGVACAVGTLLFIAARVALVGVKPKKF is encoded by the exons ATGGCTGTCCGATTATACCCGGGGGGTGACGTGAAAGCCAACCTCACAGACAGCGAAAGTCTCAGAACCCCATCCCTAGTTCGTGGCGAGACCaagtcgccatcatcaccaccaccaccccaccaacaaccacctgcACGTCCAAGACTGGGTCAAGCTGACTTCCCAGAAGGCGGCGCCCGCGCCTGGCTGACTGTCAGCGGTGCATCAGCCTGTCTGTTTGTCTCGTTTGGCTGGGTCAACTGCGCTGGTATTTTCCAGTCGCATTACCAGGCCAATCAGCTCAGCAACTACACACCATCGGAGATCTCATGGATTTCCGCGCTGCAGATATTTTTCATGATATTTTCTGGAATCTGGGTGGGGAGAATCTTTGACAGCCATGGCCCAGCGGCTTTGCTTCTTGTGGGGAGTTTTATGCATGTgtttgggatgatgatgatcagtTTGTCGACGACGTATTATCAGATTCTTCTCAGTCAGGCAATATGCTCGGCGGTTGGGGCGTCGATGGTGTTTTTCCCCGCTTTTACTTGC GTCTCGACATGGTTTCTCAAGAAACGCGGTGCAGCAATGGGTCTTGTCGTCTGTGGCTCCTCCATCGGCGGTGTCATCTTCCCTGTCATGTtgatcaacctcatccccaaAGTCGGATTCCCCTGGGCAATCAGAACATGCGCCTTTCTCGTCCtagccctcctcatctgggCCAATTTCACAGTCCGTACGCGCATCCCACCGGTGAAGCGTCCCTTTGAGTTCAAGGCCTTCCTCGCACCTTTGAGAGAGCTGCCATTTGCTTTCTTGACTGCCGGAATTTTCTTCTTTTATTGGGGCATGTTTGTCCCATTCACCTtcattgttgttgaagcTCTTGCGGGTGGCATGTCAGAGCATCTCGCCAACTATCTTGTGCCCATTTTGAATGGTGCTAG CATCATCGGCCGAACAATACCCAACGCCATGGCGGACAAGCTTGGCCATTTTAACGTCATGATTATCATGGCGGCCTTCACCAGcattctcatcctcgctgtaTGGTTACCCTCCTCAGGCGACGCGGCCATCATCACGTTTGCCGTGCTGTTTGGCATCGGTTCAGGTGCTGGCATTGGTCTTACTCCCGTGTTGATTGCTTCCATATCCCCCATCCAACAGATCGGTGCCCGCACCGGCACAGCTTTCAGCATTGCTTCGATTGCGGCGTTGACTGGGTCGCCAATCGGTGGTGCTATCCTGACATCTGCTAACGGCGCATTTCAAAGCACAAAGATTTTCGGTGGTGTTGCCTGTGCCGTGGGTACTTTGCTGTTTATTGCTGCACGGGTTGCTTTGGTGGGCGTAAAGCCCAAGAAGTTCTGA